From a region of the Gavia stellata isolate bGavSte3 chromosome 32, bGavSte3.hap2, whole genome shotgun sequence genome:
- the NDUFA13 gene encoding NADH dehydrogenase [ubiquinone] 1 alpha subcomplex subunit 13, producing MAAPKVKQDMAPPGGYGPVDYKRHLPRRGLSGYSLFALGIGSLLLGYYTLVKWNRERRRLLIEDLEARIALMPLLQAESDRRTLRLLRQNLDEEAKIMKDVPGWKVGESPFHTDRWVPPTLDELYYLRPTSEMDNEKFGLQYYV from the exons ATGGCGGCACCGAAGGTGAAGCAGGACATGGCCCCGCCGGGCGGGTACGGGCCCGTCGACTACAAGCGGCACCTCCCGCGCCGCGGCCTCTCAG gtTACAGCCTCTTCGCGCTCGGCATCGGCAGTCTCCTGCTGGGCTACTACACCCTCGTCAAGTGGAACCGGGAGCGCAG GCGGCTGCTCATCGAGGACCTGGAGGCGCGGATCGCCCTGATGCCGCTGCTGCAGGCCGAGTCGGACCGCAG AACCCTCCGCCTGCTGCGGCAGAACCTGGACGAGGAGGCCAAAATCATGAAGGACGTCCCTGGCTGGAAG GTCGGCGAGTCCCCGTTCCACACCGACCGCTGGGTCCCCCCGACGCTGGACGAGCTCTACTACCTGCGCCCCACCAGCGAGATGGACAACGAGAAGTTCGGGCTGCAGTACTACGTCTGA
- the GATAD2A gene encoding transcriptional repressor p66-alpha isoform X2: MTEEACRTRSQKRALEREITHNDVDSKKIKMEKGLLGTDINAEGDMKIKTDPGAGKVQGLLKSGEVKATIKVEVQTGDEPVDMSTSKSEIKREKRVPSPDVIVLSDNEPSSPRMNGLTKIALKETNTEALMKSSPEERERMIKQLKEELRLEEAKLVLLKKLRQSQIQKETTTQKTSSTRIPGTVIPPPLVRGGQQTSSKLGTQQNTQIVMPPLVRGAQQIHNIRQHSSTGPPPLLLAPRASVPSVQIQGQRIIQQGLIRVANVPNTSLLVNIPQASPTSIKGTTVTSAQANATTTSAASIVNSNDSPASRQAAAKLALRKQLEKTLLEIPPPKPPAPEMNFLPSAANNEFIYLVGLEEVVQNLLETQGKVSVAVSSREPYMCAQCKTDFTCRWREEKNGTIMCETCMTSNQKKALKAEHTNRLKAAFVKALQQEQEIEQRILQQTASPVQTKSDPIVQHHSLKQTSSQMSRGPPGAPRGVLHAFSQSPKLQNASSAAALGSRPGKHAERPVSKGSAAAWKKTPINTGGALPFVNPSLAVHKSSSAVDRQREYLLDMIPPRSIPQSATWK; the protein is encoded by the exons ATGACAGAGGAAGCATGCAGGACACGAAGTCAGAAACGAGCATTAGAACGTGAGATAACGCATAACGATGTggacagtaaaaaaataaaaatggagaaaggacTGTTAGGAACAGATATAAATGCTGAAGGcgacatgaaaataaaaacagatccTGGAGCTGGAAAAGTGCAAGGATTATTAAAAAGTGGAGAGGTGAAAGCAACCATTAAAGTGGAGGTTCAGACGGGAGATGAGCCTGTGGACATGAGTACCTCAAAAAG tgaaataaagagagaaaagagagtcCCCTCACCGGATGTTATAGTGTTATCTGACAATGAACCTTCTAGCCCTAGAATGAATGGTTTAacaaaaatagcattaaaagaGACCAACACGGAGGCACTCATG aaaagcagtCCAGAGGAGCGCGAGAGAATGATTAAACAACTAAAAGAAGAGTTACGGTTAGAAGAAGCAAAGCTTGTTTTATTGAAAAAGTTACGGCAAAGTCAAATCCAGAAGGAGACCACTACTCAgaag accTCTTCTACGCGTATACCAGGCACTGTTATTCCTCCTCCCTTGGTTCGTGGAGGGCAGCAGACTTCTTCAAAATTAGGAACTCAGCAAAACACGCAGATAGTAATGCCACCTCTTGTCAGAGGAGCACAG CAAATCCACAACATCCGACAGCACTCCAGCACGGGGCCGCCTCCGCTGCTGCTGGCACCGCGGGCATCGGTCCCCAGCGTACAAATTCAGGGGCAGCGAATTATCCAGCAGGGTCTGATCCGCGTCGCCAACGTCCCCAACACCAGCCTGCTTGTCAACATCCCGCAG GCTTCACCGACTTCAATCAAAGGTACAACCGTGACATCCGCTCAGGCTAATGCTACTACGACCAGCGCTGCTTCCATCGTCAACTCCAACGACTCGCCGGCCAGCCGGCAAGCCGCCGCCAAGCTCGCATTGCggaagcagctggagaagacGCTGTTGGAGATCCCTCCTCCCAAGCCGCCTGCGCCAGAGATGAACTTCCTGCCAAGTGCAGCTAATAACGAATTTATTTACTTAGTCGGGTTGGAAGAAGTTGTGCAGAATTTGCTGGAAACTCAAG GTAAAGTTTCGGTTGCTGTATCATCTCGCGAGCCCTATATGTGTGCTCAGTGTAAGACTGACTTCACCTGCCGttggagggaggagaagaacGGAACCATTATGTGTGAAACCTGCATGACATCGAATCAGAAAAAGGCCTTGAAAGCTGAGCACACTAACCGACTGAAGGCTGCCTTCGTAAAAGCACTGCAGCAAGAGCAGGAGATTGAGCAACGGATACTGCAACAGACTGCGTCTCCTGTACAGACCAAGTCAGACCCTATAGTGCAGCACCACTCGCTCAAGCAG ACTTCTAGCCAGATGTCTCGAGGTCCTCCCGGAGCTCCACGAGGAGTGTTGCATGCATTTAGCCAGTCACCCAAGTTGCAGAATGCATCGTCTGCAGCAGCACTTGGGAGTAGGCCAGGTAAGCATGCTGAGAGACCTGTCAGCAAGGGCAGCGCTGCCGCCTGGAAGAAGACTCCCATCAATACAG GTGGGGCTTTACCTTTTGTTAACCCTAGTTTAGCTGTGCACAAGTCATCTTCAGCAGTAGACCGCCAGCGTGAATATCTCCTGGATATGATTCCCCCACGGTCCATCCCACAGTCCGCCACGTGGAAATAA
- the GATAD2A gene encoding transcriptional repressor p66-alpha isoform X1, producing MTEEACRTRSQKRALEREITHNDVDSKKIKMEKGLLGTDINAEGDMKIKTDPGAGKVQGLLKSGEVKATIKVEVQTGDEPVDMSTSKSEIKREKRVPSPDVIVLSDNEPSSPRMNGLTKIALKETNTEALMKSSPEERERMIKQLKEELRLEEAKLVLLKKLRQSQIQKETTTQKPAGSSGSAVATPPPLVRGPQSVPAGKPSLQTSSTRIPGTVIPPPLVRGGQQTSSKLGTQQNTQIVMPPLVRGAQQIHNIRQHSSTGPPPLLLAPRASVPSVQIQGQRIIQQGLIRVANVPNTSLLVNIPQASPTSIKGTTVTSAQANATTTSAASIVNSNDSPASRQAAAKLALRKQLEKTLLEIPPPKPPAPEMNFLPSAANNEFIYLVGLEEVVQNLLETQGKVSVAVSSREPYMCAQCKTDFTCRWREEKNGTIMCETCMTSNQKKALKAEHTNRLKAAFVKALQQEQEIEQRILQQTASPVQTKSDPIVQHHSLKQTSSQMSRGPPGAPRGVLHAFSQSPKLQNASSAAALGSRPGKHAERPVSKGSAAAWKKTPINTGGALPFVNPSLAVHKSSSAVDRQREYLLDMIPPRSIPQSATWK from the exons ATGACAGAGGAAGCATGCAGGACACGAAGTCAGAAACGAGCATTAGAACGTGAGATAACGCATAACGATGTggacagtaaaaaaataaaaatggagaaaggacTGTTAGGAACAGATATAAATGCTGAAGGcgacatgaaaataaaaacagatccTGGAGCTGGAAAAGTGCAAGGATTATTAAAAAGTGGAGAGGTGAAAGCAACCATTAAAGTGGAGGTTCAGACGGGAGATGAGCCTGTGGACATGAGTACCTCAAAAAG tgaaataaagagagaaaagagagtcCCCTCACCGGATGTTATAGTGTTATCTGACAATGAACCTTCTAGCCCTAGAATGAATGGTTTAacaaaaatagcattaaaagaGACCAACACGGAGGCACTCATG aaaagcagtCCAGAGGAGCGCGAGAGAATGATTAAACAACTAAAAGAAGAGTTACGGTTAGAAGAAGCAAAGCTTGTTTTATTGAAAAAGTTACGGCAAAGTCAAATCCAGAAGGAGACCACTACTCAgaag cctGCTGGTTCCTCTGGGAGTGCTGTGGCCACCCCTCCGCCCTTGGTGCGGGGACCGCAGAGTGTTCCTGCTGGCAAGCCGTCCCTCCAG accTCTTCTACGCGTATACCAGGCACTGTTATTCCTCCTCCCTTGGTTCGTGGAGGGCAGCAGACTTCTTCAAAATTAGGAACTCAGCAAAACACGCAGATAGTAATGCCACCTCTTGTCAGAGGAGCACAG CAAATCCACAACATCCGACAGCACTCCAGCACGGGGCCGCCTCCGCTGCTGCTGGCACCGCGGGCATCGGTCCCCAGCGTACAAATTCAGGGGCAGCGAATTATCCAGCAGGGTCTGATCCGCGTCGCCAACGTCCCCAACACCAGCCTGCTTGTCAACATCCCGCAG GCTTCACCGACTTCAATCAAAGGTACAACCGTGACATCCGCTCAGGCTAATGCTACTACGACCAGCGCTGCTTCCATCGTCAACTCCAACGACTCGCCGGCCAGCCGGCAAGCCGCCGCCAAGCTCGCATTGCggaagcagctggagaagacGCTGTTGGAGATCCCTCCTCCCAAGCCGCCTGCGCCAGAGATGAACTTCCTGCCAAGTGCAGCTAATAACGAATTTATTTACTTAGTCGGGTTGGAAGAAGTTGTGCAGAATTTGCTGGAAACTCAAG GTAAAGTTTCGGTTGCTGTATCATCTCGCGAGCCCTATATGTGTGCTCAGTGTAAGACTGACTTCACCTGCCGttggagggaggagaagaacGGAACCATTATGTGTGAAACCTGCATGACATCGAATCAGAAAAAGGCCTTGAAAGCTGAGCACACTAACCGACTGAAGGCTGCCTTCGTAAAAGCACTGCAGCAAGAGCAGGAGATTGAGCAACGGATACTGCAACAGACTGCGTCTCCTGTACAGACCAAGTCAGACCCTATAGTGCAGCACCACTCGCTCAAGCAG ACTTCTAGCCAGATGTCTCGAGGTCCTCCCGGAGCTCCACGAGGAGTGTTGCATGCATTTAGCCAGTCACCCAAGTTGCAGAATGCATCGTCTGCAGCAGCACTTGGGAGTAGGCCAGGTAAGCATGCTGAGAGACCTGTCAGCAAGGGCAGCGCTGCCGCCTGGAAGAAGACTCCCATCAATACAG GTGGGGCTTTACCTTTTGTTAACCCTAGTTTAGCTGTGCACAAGTCATCTTCAGCAGTAGACCGCCAGCGTGAATATCTCCTGGATATGATTCCCCCACGGTCCATCCCACAGTCCGCCACGTGGAAATAA